The following coding sequences are from one Acidimicrobiia bacterium window:
- a CDS encoding FAD-dependent oxidoreductase produces the protein MADVVVVGGGLVGAACAYELAGDGTSVVVVDAHDAGRATDAGAGILSPETALSASSDDAFVALGDLAGEHYRALVPELAEAGAPDPCYAVCGALRIAFREVDDPFYAENRARSFARHADVLVDVAPDDACAMFPPLAGVRAAYFNPRGARVDGRAMAAALVHGAGARGVQWQHARASRVRVDHARVTAVETVDGDELACGTVVVAGGAWTPEIARSLGCDVAVRPQRGQIVHLRVGGDGAGDTARWPVLQPVLSHYVVPWPDGRVALGATMEEVGFDSRPTVGGIRQLLSEGLRLAPGLADATFLEVRVGLRPVSDDDLPVLGAVPGVDGAFVATGHGANGLLLGPVSARLLAQLVRGDSPALDLAPFAIDRFAR, from the coding sequence GTGGCGGACGTCGTGGTCGTGGGAGGCGGGCTCGTCGGCGCGGCCTGCGCGTACGAGCTCGCGGGTGACGGCACGTCGGTCGTCGTGGTCGACGCGCACGACGCCGGACGCGCCACCGACGCCGGCGCGGGGATCCTCTCACCCGAGACGGCACTGTCGGCGTCGAGCGACGACGCGTTCGTCGCGCTGGGCGATCTCGCGGGTGAGCACTACCGCGCGCTCGTCCCCGAGCTCGCGGAGGCCGGCGCGCCCGACCCGTGCTACGCGGTGTGCGGCGCGCTGCGCATCGCGTTCCGTGAGGTGGACGACCCGTTCTACGCGGAGAACCGCGCGCGGTCGTTCGCGCGGCACGCCGACGTGCTCGTCGATGTCGCGCCCGACGACGCGTGCGCGATGTTCCCGCCCCTCGCCGGAGTACGCGCCGCGTACTTCAACCCGCGCGGCGCACGGGTCGACGGCCGCGCGATGGCGGCCGCGCTCGTCCACGGCGCGGGGGCGCGTGGCGTGCAGTGGCAGCATGCTCGCGCGTCACGCGTGCGGGTCGACCACGCGCGCGTGACCGCGGTCGAGACCGTCGACGGCGACGAGCTCGCGTGCGGCACGGTCGTCGTCGCCGGAGGCGCGTGGACACCGGAGATCGCGCGGAGCCTCGGATGTGACGTCGCCGTGCGACCGCAGCGCGGGCAGATCGTCCACCTGCGCGTCGGCGGCGACGGGGCGGGCGACACGGCGCGCTGGCCGGTGCTGCAACCGGTCCTCAGCCACTACGTCGTGCCGTGGCCCGACGGGCGCGTCGCGCTCGGGGCGACGATGGAGGAGGTGGGCTTCGACAGCCGCCCGACGGTTGGCGGGATCCGCCAGCTCCTGTCCGAGGGCCTGCGCCTCGCGCCCGGCCTCGCGGACGCGACGTTCCTCGAGGTGCGCGTCGGTCTCCGGCCCGTCAGCGACGACGACCTCCCCGTCCTCGGCGCGGTCCCCGGCGTCGACGGCGCGTTCGTCGCCACGGGGCACGGCGCGAACGGGCTGCTGCTCGGCCCGGTGAGCGCGCGCCTCCTTGCGCAGCTCGTCCGCGGCGACTCACCCGCGCTGGATCTCGCCCCCTTCGCGATCGATCGCTTCGCGCGCTGA
- a CDS encoding zinc-binding dehydrogenase, whose translation MKGAVLRAVHEPLTIEDVELEPPGPGRVRVRIAASGVCHSDLSLVDGTMPQPMPAVLGHEGAGVVTEVGPGVETPRVGDHVILSWIAPCRACAACRRGQPTLCETGMQHAFAGPYGTANGDPVMAGLGTATFAQETVVPASAAIVVDPDFPLELGALVGCGVVTGVGAVVNTAQVRPGETVAVVGCGGVGLAAIQGARLSGAARIVAVDRVAAKLDMARDNGATDVVDASSADAVAAVHAMTDGGADHAVEVVGSSATILAAYAMARRGGAVTIVGAGRFDDTVTFPVLGLMVDAKRIQGSVYGAADPARDFPRMVALQRAGQLDLEKLVTRRIALDEVNDAFRAMTAGEVARSVIVFE comes from the coding sequence ATGAAGGGTGCGGTGCTGCGCGCGGTGCACGAGCCGCTCACGATCGAGGACGTCGAGCTCGAACCGCCGGGTCCGGGTCGGGTGCGGGTCCGGATCGCCGCGAGCGGCGTGTGCCACTCCGATCTCTCGCTCGTCGACGGGACGATGCCGCAGCCGATGCCCGCGGTGCTCGGGCACGAGGGCGCGGGCGTCGTCACGGAGGTCGGGCCCGGTGTCGAGACGCCCCGGGTCGGTGACCACGTGATCCTCTCGTGGATCGCGCCGTGCCGCGCGTGTGCGGCGTGCCGGCGCGGTCAGCCCACGCTGTGCGAGACGGGCATGCAGCACGCCTTCGCAGGCCCGTACGGCACCGCCAACGGCGACCCGGTGATGGCCGGGCTCGGGACCGCCACGTTCGCCCAGGAGACGGTCGTGCCCGCGAGCGCGGCGATCGTCGTCGACCCGGACTTCCCCCTGGAGCTCGGCGCGCTCGTGGGCTGCGGTGTGGTGACGGGCGTCGGCGCGGTCGTGAACACCGCGCAGGTGCGTCCGGGTGAGACCGTCGCGGTGGTCGGTTGTGGCGGTGTGGGGCTCGCCGCCATCCAGGGCGCGCGCCTGTCGGGTGCGGCGCGGATCGTCGCCGTCGATCGAGTCGCCGCGAAGCTCGACATGGCGCGCGACAACGGTGCCACCGACGTCGTCGACGCGTCGTCGGCGGATGCGGTCGCGGCGGTGCACGCCATGACCGACGGCGGCGCCGACCACGCGGTCGAGGTGGTCGGGTCGTCCGCGACGATCCTTGCCGCGTACGCGATGGCGCGCCGCGGTGGTGCGGTCACGATCGTGGGCGCTGGTCGCTTCGACGACACCGTGACGTTTCCCGTCCTCGGGCTGATGGTCGACGCGAAGCGGATCCAGGGCTCGGTCTACGGCGCGGCCGACCCCGCGCGCGACTTCCCGCGCATGGTCGCGTTGCAGCGAGCGGGCCAGCTCGACCTCGAGAAGCTCGTCACGCGCCGCATCGCGCTCGACGAGGTGAACGACGCGTTCCGGGCCATGACCGCGGGCGAGGTCGCCCGCAGCGTCATCGTCTTCGAGTAG
- a CDS encoding amidohydrolase family protein, which translates to MAVSEQMMQHLHRAEGGGTRRQATFLPEPEPRTRHYTIISVDDHLIEPADLFEGRVPKQYADRAPRVVTMDDGRETWVYEDSFYPQVGLNAVAGRPKDEWSMEPARFDEMRRGCWDVEARVHDMDLDGIYASLCFPSLIAGFAGTIFATSKDEDLGLACLRAWNDWHIEEWAGPHPDRIIPLQLAWLRDPEVAAADVYANAERGFKAVSFPENPVDLRLPSMHDPHWDPFLRACEETETVVCLHNGSSSWTAARSPGAPLELYTSLFPVNALVTAADWLWARIPTRFPRIKVAFSEGGISWVPMLIDRIEYVLEHSAVGSHGWDDPDLSPTDAMRRNFWFCTIDLGSTFALRDHIGLDHICLESDYPHADSTWPETQALAERGLAPLSDDEVRKVTWQNASTLFRHPVPPDLQLP; encoded by the coding sequence ATGGCTGTGAGCGAGCAGATGATGCAGCACCTCCACCGCGCGGAGGGCGGCGGCACGCGTCGCCAGGCGACGTTCCTGCCCGAACCCGAGCCGCGCACGCGGCACTACACGATCATCTCGGTGGACGACCACCTCATCGAGCCGGCCGACCTGTTCGAGGGGCGCGTCCCGAAGCAGTACGCCGACCGTGCGCCGCGCGTCGTCACGATGGACGACGGTCGCGAGACGTGGGTCTACGAGGACAGCTTCTACCCGCAGGTCGGGTTGAACGCGGTCGCCGGCCGTCCGAAGGACGAGTGGAGCATGGAGCCGGCCCGCTTCGACGAGATGCGCCGCGGATGCTGGGACGTCGAGGCGCGCGTCCACGACATGGACCTCGACGGGATCTACGCGTCGCTGTGCTTCCCGTCGCTCATCGCCGGGTTCGCCGGCACGATCTTCGCGACGAGCAAGGACGAGGACCTCGGGCTCGCGTGCCTGCGCGCGTGGAACGACTGGCACATCGAGGAGTGGGCGGGCCCGCACCCCGACCGGATCATCCCGTTGCAGCTCGCGTGGCTGCGCGATCCCGAGGTCGCGGCGGCGGACGTGTATGCGAACGCCGAGCGCGGCTTCAAGGCGGTCAGCTTCCCGGAGAACCCGGTCGACCTGCGCCTGCCGTCGATGCACGACCCGCACTGGGACCCGTTCCTGCGCGCCTGCGAGGAGACCGAGACGGTGGTCTGCCTGCACAACGGGTCGTCGTCGTGGACCGCCGCGCGCTCGCCGGGCGCGCCGCTCGAGCTGTACACCTCGCTGTTCCCGGTGAACGCGCTCGTGACCGCGGCCGACTGGCTGTGGGCGCGCATCCCGACGCGGTTCCCGCGCATCAAGGTCGCGTTCTCCGAAGGCGGGATCAGCTGGGTCCCGATGCTGATCGACCGCATCGAGTACGTGCTCGAGCACTCGGCCGTCGGGTCGCACGGTTGGGACGACCCCGACCTGTCGCCGACGGACGCGATGCGCCGCAACTTCTGGTTCTGCACCATCGACCTCGGCTCGACGTTCGCGCTGCGCGACCACATCGGGCTCGACCACATCTGCCTCGAGAGCGACTACCCGCACGCCGACTCGACGTGGCCCGAGACGCAGGCGCTCGCCGAGCGCGGCCTCGCCCCGCTCTCCGACGACGAGGTCCGCAAGGTGACGTGGCAGAACGCGTCGACGCTCTTCCGCCACCCCGTCCCGCCGGACCTGCAGCTCCCGTAG
- a CDS encoding SDR family oxidoreductase — MATDDGGALRERAVIVTGGGTGIGAACAAELAAHGARVTICGRTASTLEAAASRIADRARHGGSVRHVVADVTVEDDVARVVDEACRADGALRGVVANAGGGGGMGPYHLQDVGEFTRVLHLNVLGTMLCLKHALPRMVAAGGGSFVGMSSIAGHVTHPYFGAYPVAKAAIEEMMRNAADEYGPVNVRCNAVRPGFIATEIMEGIPRDSPVYASYIENTPLGGVGEPEDVARLVRFLVSDEARWITGQVINVDGGHSLRRGPDFSAFIEPALGRDAMLAKVPPPV; from the coding sequence GTGGCGACCGACGACGGGGGAGCGCTGCGAGAGCGCGCGGTGATCGTGACGGGTGGCGGGACCGGCATCGGCGCGGCGTGCGCGGCCGAGCTCGCGGCGCACGGCGCGCGCGTCACGATCTGCGGACGGACTGCGTCGACGCTGGAAGCCGCCGCGTCGCGCATCGCCGACCGTGCCCGCCACGGTGGCAGCGTCCGGCACGTCGTCGCCGACGTGACCGTCGAGGACGACGTCGCGCGCGTCGTCGACGAGGCGTGCCGCGCGGACGGCGCGCTGCGCGGCGTCGTTGCGAACGCGGGTGGCGGCGGCGGGATGGGCCCGTACCACCTGCAGGACGTCGGCGAGTTCACGCGCGTCCTCCACCTGAACGTGCTCGGGACGATGCTGTGCCTCAAGCACGCGCTGCCGCGCATGGTCGCGGCCGGCGGTGGGTCCTTCGTCGGCATGTCGTCGATCGCGGGGCACGTCACGCACCCGTACTTCGGCGCGTACCCGGTCGCCAAGGCCGCCATCGAGGAGATGATGCGCAACGCGGCCGACGAGTACGGGCCCGTGAACGTCCGCTGCAACGCGGTCCGGCCCGGCTTCATCGCGACCGAGATCATGGAGGGCATCCCGCGCGACTCGCCCGTCTACGCGAGCTACATCGAGAACACGCCGCTCGGCGGCGTCGGCGAGCCGGAGGACGTCGCCCGTCTCGTGCGGTTCCTCGTCTCGGACGAGGCGCGCTGGATCACCGGGCAGGTGATCAACGTCGACGGCGGCCACAGTCTCCGGCGCGGTCCCGACTTCTCGGCCTTCATCGAGCCCGCCCTCGGCCGCGACGCCATGCTCGCCAAGGTGCCGCCGCCCGTCTGA
- a CDS encoding SRPBCC domain-containing protein, with protein MTLSEIDMSVRIDASPSTVFRYFVDPDRMCAWMGIDATAEARPGGGYRVDVTGRDVALGEYVEVVPDERVVWTWGFEGSDVMPPGSTTVEVTLRPDGDATVVRLRHRGLPTEQRVERHTAGWTHYLARLEVAAAGGEPGRDPWVAVR; from the coding sequence GTGACACTCAGCGAGATCGACATGTCGGTGCGGATCGACGCGTCGCCGTCGACCGTCTTCCGCTACTTCGTCGACCCGGACCGGATGTGCGCGTGGATGGGGATCGACGCGACCGCGGAGGCTCGCCCCGGCGGCGGCTACCGCGTGGACGTCACCGGCCGCGACGTCGCGCTGGGCGAGTACGTCGAGGTCGTGCCGGACGAGCGCGTCGTGTGGACGTGGGGGTTCGAGGGCAGCGACGTCATGCCGCCGGGGTCCACCACCGTCGAGGTCACGCTGCGGCCCGACGGCGACGCGACCGTGGTGCGCCTCCGTCATCGCGGCCTGCCGACGGAGCAGCGGGTCGAGCGGCACACCGCGGGCTGGACGCACTACCTCGCCCGTCTCGAGGTCGCGGCCGCGGGCGGCGAGCCCGGCCGCGATCCCTGGGTCGCCGTGCGCTAG
- a CDS encoding metalloregulator ArsR/SmtB family transcription factor has protein sequence MDAALKALADPTRRRILRLVRDRERTAGDIATHFDVSRPAVSQHLRALEDARLVTVRRDGTRRWYRARPEGLREMHAWLTTMWSDSLGNLKHAAEAEERATRRRAAKSARKTA, from the coding sequence GTGGACGCCGCGCTGAAGGCCCTCGCCGATCCCACGCGGCGGCGGATCCTGCGTCTCGTGCGCGACCGCGAGCGGACCGCGGGCGACATCGCGACCCACTTCGACGTGAGCCGGCCCGCGGTGTCGCAGCACCTGCGCGCGCTGGAGGACGCCCGGCTCGTCACCGTGCGCCGGGACGGGACCCGTCGCTGGTACCGCGCCCGTCCCGAGGGGCTGCGGGAGATGCACGCCTGGCTGACGACGATGTGGAGCGACTCGCTCGGAAACCTGAAGCACGCGGCGGAGGCCGAGGAGCGCGCGACCCGTCGCCGTGCTGCGAAGAGCGCGCGGAAGACCGCGTGA
- a CDS encoding TIGR03086 family metal-binding protein, giving the protein MYSVDDLHDALANTGRLVDGVGPDQWRASTPCTEWDVRALVNHVTWVLEMFGAATRGEAPPHARDVDVLGDDPAGAFRAAADAALAGWRCRGTAGTLRIPIGELPAQVALGINLTDVYVHGWDVAQATGQDAKLDDRLCDELLAFLPEAVPPGARKRAFGPIVDVADDAPAAERLLAYCGRAA; this is encoded by the coding sequence ATGTACTCGGTCGACGACCTGCACGACGCCCTCGCCAACACGGGACGCCTCGTCGACGGCGTCGGGCCCGACCAGTGGCGCGCATCGACGCCGTGCACGGAGTGGGACGTGCGCGCGCTCGTGAACCACGTGACGTGGGTCCTCGAGATGTTCGGCGCGGCGACACGGGGCGAGGCGCCGCCGCACGCGCGAGACGTCGACGTGCTCGGCGACGACCCGGCGGGCGCGTTCCGGGCGGCGGCCGACGCGGCGCTCGCGGGTTGGCGGTGCCGCGGGACCGCCGGAACGCTGCGCATCCCGATCGGCGAGCTGCCCGCGCAGGTCGCGCTCGGCATCAACCTGACCGACGTGTACGTGCACGGTTGGGACGTCGCGCAGGCCACCGGTCAGGACGCGAAGCTGGACGACCGCCTGTGCGACGAGCTCCTCGCGTTCCTGCCGGAGGCGGTACCGCCCGGTGCCCGGAAGCGTGCGTTCGGGCCGATCGTCGACGTCGCCGACGACGCACCAGCCGCCGAGCGCCTGCTCGCCTACTGCGGCCGCGCCGCGTGA
- a CDS encoding MFS transporter produces the protein MTRVTAAVRTTFRSLRYRNYRLFFTGQLISQAGTWLTMIALVLLVLHRTNKNGLAIGLLTACQFAPILVLGAFGGLVADRCDKRKLLLVTQTLEMLQSFGLAALAFVPGMPLIAFYLMALAGGTMLAFDNPARRSFVSEMTPKEDLQNAVTLNSALMTSSRVIGPAIAGLLVVTTGYGWCFTIDAISYLAVIASLWVMRTEELYPAPAASRARGQVREGLRYVRRVPDLRIPLVMMTVVGLLTFNFSVVIPLFVEKTLGGSDGTYTLLYSVLSLGSLAGALFASHRHFIGIRTIVVAALGFGATMMVFSAAPNLATSFPIALVVGFASVMFMTSSSAVVQLRAAPSMRGRVLALQAIVFIGSTPIGGPILGAVCDQFGARGGLVVGGVAALAAGAWGARAIRHMPEGKGDVTTVDALQAETTEMEVA, from the coding sequence ATGACCCGGGTGACGGCGGCCGTGCGCACGACGTTCCGGTCGTTGCGCTACCGCAACTACCGGCTGTTCTTCACGGGTCAGCTCATCTCGCAGGCGGGCACCTGGCTCACGATGATCGCCCTGGTGCTGCTCGTCCTGCACCGGACGAACAAGAACGGCCTCGCGATCGGGCTGCTGACCGCCTGCCAGTTCGCGCCGATCCTCGTCCTGGGCGCGTTCGGCGGGCTCGTTGCCGACCGGTGCGACAAGCGGAAGCTGCTCCTCGTCACGCAGACGCTCGAGATGCTCCAGTCGTTCGGGCTCGCGGCGCTCGCGTTCGTCCCGGGGATGCCGCTGATCGCGTTCTACCTCATGGCGCTCGCGGGCGGGACGATGCTCGCGTTCGACAACCCGGCCCGCCGGTCCTTCGTCTCCGAGATGACGCCGAAGGAGGACCTGCAGAACGCCGTCACGCTCAACAGCGCGCTCATGACGAGCTCGCGCGTCATCGGTCCCGCGATCGCCGGCCTGCTCGTCGTCACGACTGGCTACGGCTGGTGCTTCACGATCGACGCGATCTCGTACCTCGCCGTCATCGCCAGCCTCTGGGTGATGCGGACGGAGGAGCTGTACCCGGCGCCCGCGGCGTCACGCGCGCGCGGGCAGGTGCGCGAAGGGCTGCGCTACGTGCGGCGCGTCCCCGACCTGCGCATCCCGCTCGTGATGATGACCGTCGTCGGGCTCCTGACGTTCAACTTCTCGGTCGTCATCCCGCTGTTCGTCGAGAAGACGCTCGGCGGCAGCGACGGCACGTACACGCTGCTGTACTCGGTGCTGAGCCTGGGCTCCCTCGCCGGCGCGCTGTTCGCGTCACATCGCCACTTCATCGGCATCCGGACGATCGTGGTCGCGGCCCTCGGCTTCGGTGCGACGATGATGGTGTTCTCCGCCGCGCCGAACCTGGCGACGTCGTTCCCGATCGCGCTGGTCGTCGGCTTCGCCAGCGTGATGTTCATGACGTCGTCGTCGGCCGTCGTGCAGCTGCGCGCTGCACCGTCGATGCGCGGTCGTGTGCTCGCGCTGCAGGCGATCGTGTTCATCGGGAGCACACCGATCGGTGGTCCCATCCTCGGCGCGGTGTGCGACCAGTTCGGGGCGCGCGGCGGCCTCGTCGTCGGTGGTGTGGCCGCGCTCGCGGCGGGCGCGTGGGGCGCCCGCGCGATCCGTCACATGCCCGAGGGCAAGGGCGACGTCACGACCGTCGACGCGCTCCAGGCCGAGACGACCGAGATGGAGGTCGCGTAG
- a CDS encoding heavy metal translocating P-type ATPase has product MTCASCAAHIEKGLNRLDGVHATVNFATDTAHVDAPAGVEDGDLVAAVEAAGYQARLPRPSPATPAPDESGTAAPDDRDDETRALWTRLVVSLVLTVPVVVLAMVSTFQFRNWQWLSLTLAAPVVVWGALPFHRATWANLRHGAATMDTLISLGVLAAFGWSLWALFVGDAGTPGMKMPFSFEVARGAGTNEIYLEVASAVTVFILAGRYFEARAKRRSGAALRALLELGAKDVAVLRDGTETRVPVDDLAVGDRFVVRPGEKIATDGVVEDGRSAIDASLLTGESVPVEVGPGESVTGATVNVGGRLVVRATRVGADTALAQIARLVTDAQSGKAPVQRLADRVAAVFVPIVIVLTLATLGFWLAAGGSTAEAFTAAVAVLIIACPCALGLATPTALLVGTGRGAQLGILIKGPEVLESTRQVDTVVLDKTGTVTTGRMALVDVVTTAGTAHDELLRVAGALEDASEHPIARAIADAAREREGELPAVESFANREGLGVEGVVDGHAVVAGREQLLADWGLHVGGELRAVKDDAEHAGRTAIVVAWDGEIRGLAVVADAVKPTSAEAVAELRALGLRPVLLTGDNARAARSIATEVGIDDVIAEVLPADKVDVVRDLQRAGHVVAMVGDGVNDAAALAQADLGLAIGTGTDVAIEASDLALVRGDLRAVPDAIRLSRRTLATIKGNLFWAFAYNVAALPVAAAGLLNPMIAGAAMAFSSVFVVSNSLRLRRFRP; this is encoded by the coding sequence ATGACCTGCGCCTCGTGCGCCGCCCACATCGAGAAGGGGCTGAACCGCCTCGACGGCGTGCACGCGACGGTGAACTTCGCGACCGACACCGCCCACGTCGACGCTCCCGCCGGCGTCGAGGACGGGGATCTCGTCGCGGCGGTCGAGGCCGCGGGCTACCAGGCTCGTCTCCCGCGCCCGTCGCCGGCCACGCCCGCGCCCGACGAGTCCGGTACTGCCGCACCCGACGACCGTGACGACGAGACCCGCGCCCTGTGGACGCGGCTGGTCGTCTCGCTCGTGCTCACCGTGCCCGTCGTGGTGCTCGCGATGGTCTCGACATTCCAGTTCCGGAACTGGCAATGGCTCTCGTTGACGCTCGCCGCCCCCGTCGTCGTGTGGGGCGCGTTGCCGTTCCACCGCGCGACGTGGGCCAACCTGCGCCACGGCGCGGCGACGATGGACACCCTCATCTCGCTCGGCGTGCTCGCCGCGTTCGGCTGGTCGCTGTGGGCATTGTTCGTCGGCGACGCCGGCACGCCCGGCATGAAGATGCCGTTCAGCTTCGAGGTCGCCCGCGGCGCCGGGACGAACGAGATCTACCTCGAGGTCGCGTCCGCGGTGACGGTCTTCATCCTCGCCGGCCGGTACTTCGAGGCCCGGGCCAAGCGGCGGTCCGGCGCGGCGCTCCGGGCACTCCTGGAGCTCGGCGCCAAGGACGTGGCAGTGCTCCGCGACGGGACCGAGACGCGCGTACCCGTCGACGACCTCGCCGTCGGCGACCGGTTCGTCGTGCGGCCGGGCGAGAAGATCGCGACCGACGGCGTCGTCGAGGACGGCCGCTCCGCGATCGACGCGAGCCTGCTGACCGGCGAGAGCGTCCCGGTCGAGGTCGGCCCGGGTGAGAGCGTGACGGGCGCGACCGTCAACGTGGGCGGGCGGCTCGTCGTGCGCGCCACGCGCGTCGGCGCGGACACCGCGCTCGCGCAGATCGCGCGGCTCGTCACGGACGCGCAGAGCGGCAAGGCGCCGGTCCAGCGTCTGGCGGACCGCGTCGCCGCGGTGTTCGTCCCGATCGTGATCGTGCTCACGCTCGCGACGCTGGGGTTCTGGCTGGCCGCGGGCGGGAGCACCGCCGAGGCGTTCACGGCCGCGGTGGCGGTCCTGATCATCGCGTGCCCGTGCGCGCTGGGCCTCGCCACGCCGACCGCGCTGCTCGTCGGCACCGGACGCGGTGCGCAGCTCGGCATCCTGATCAAGGGGCCGGAGGTGCTCGAGTCGACCCGTCAGGTCGACACGGTCGTGCTCGACAAGACCGGGACGGTCACGACGGGACGCATGGCGCTCGTGGACGTCGTCACGACGGCAGGCACGGCGCACGACGAGCTGTTGCGCGTCGCGGGCGCGCTCGAGGACGCGAGCGAGCACCCGATCGCGCGAGCCATCGCGGACGCGGCCCGCGAGCGCGAGGGCGAGCTCCCAGCGGTGGAGTCGTTCGCGAACCGCGAGGGTCTCGGCGTCGAGGGCGTCGTCGACGGGCACGCGGTCGTCGCCGGCCGCGAGCAGTTGCTCGCCGACTGGGGCCTGCACGTCGGAGGCGAGCTCCGCGCCGTGAAGGACGACGCCGAGCACGCGGGCCGGACGGCGATCGTCGTCGCGTGGGACGGCGAGATCCGGGGCCTCGCGGTGGTGGCGGACGCGGTGAAGCCGACGTCGGCCGAGGCGGTCGCGGAGCTGCGCGCGCTCGGGTTGCGTCCGGTCCTGCTCACCGGCGACAACGCGCGCGCGGCGCGGTCGATCGCGACCGAGGTCGGCATCGACGACGTCATCGCCGAGGTGTTGCCGGCCGACAAGGTCGACGTCGTCCGGGACCTGCAACGCGCTGGGCACGTCGTCGCGATGGTCGGCGACGGTGTGAACGACGCCGCCGCGCTCGCGCAGGCGGACCTCGGGCTCGCGATCGGGACGGGCACCGACGTCGCGATCGAGGCATCGGATCTCGCGCTCGTGCGCGGCGACCTGCGCGCGGTGCCTGACGCGATCCGCCTGTCGCGCCGCACGCTCGCGACGATCAAGGGCAACCTGTTCTGGGCCTTCGCCTACAACGTGGCCGCGCTGCCGGTCGCCGCGGCCGGCTTGCTCAACCCGATGATCGCCGGTGCCGCGATGGCGTTCTCGAGCGTGTTCGTCGTGTCGAACAGCCTCCGGCTGCGACGCTTCCGGCCTTGA